A window of Purpureocillium takamizusanense chromosome 13, complete sequence genomic DNA:
TCCGACACGCAGACATGGTATCCACTGATCTCCAACCCCAGGGTCCATTGATGCTCCCGTCGGCATTCACACGAGCGAGTCGTCGCGGACGATGACACACAACGCCGGGCTCGCAAGGATGGATGGTGTGTCATGAAAGATCTTCAACAAATAAATGCCTGCCAAATGCTTGCCATGCGTCTTGTTAACCTCAACGAACGACGCTCGTCACCATTCTTCATCCAcccgccagcaccaccatcaccaccatcatcacctcaCCATCCCCAACCGCACAGCATGCCAGTCGTCAAGACTCGCCTCACCGGCCcctccgacgccgccgcagtggCCGCTCTCCTcttcggcctcctcgacgagctctgGAGCGGCAACGGCCCCGACGTCGAATCCCTGACGCGCACCGCCGCgagcgtcctcggcgacccgaccgtcaccgccgcgctcgcctACGTCGTcgaagatgacgatggcgatgataacaacgacgacgagcagcagcagcagaagcagcagaagcagcgaCACCAAgagcccgtcggcgtcgtcaccatcaacGAGTGCACCGCCATCTACGCCGGCGGCAAGTTCGGCGAGGTGTCGGAGCTGTACGTCTGCCCGCGCATGCGCTCGCGAGGCGTCGCGCCGCACCTGATTGACGTGGCCGTGGAGctcgcccggcggcgcgggtggaAGCGCTTGGAGGTTTGCGCGCCGTCTCAGCCGAGATGGAGTCGTTCGCTGAGCTTTTACAAACGGAACGGCTTTAGGGAGCTGGGGCCCAGGCTGTGCCGGGATGTCTGAGCAGGAAGCATCGAGGATGGACAATCATATCATGCACCGCCACATCCATGTGAAGTTTGCATGGCTCATGACGGACAATGCAATGGAGGAAATACATCCACAGCGAGCGGGTCTGCTTGTCATGCCAATCACAGCTTGTTCATTACCGTTTTTCTCACGCCGCGGAAAAGCCAACGACGTTCGATCGTCTTCAGCGTACGTGACACCAGACCAGCCGAACCGGCCAGCCTCTTTGTTCGCTACCTCGTGCTCGTGACCTCCGGGTCCTTCTCATCCATCATGTACTCCGCCAAGCCTCTGCCCGTGGTCAGGTGCGCGATGAAGTTTTCCTTGCCCCAAAAGGCGTCAGCTCTCGTCTTGTCTCGCAGAAACGTCTcctgcgacgccgcggggAACCACAAGCCGAGCGCGAGGGAAACGGCAAACGCTGGACGACGTTAGCATAGGTTCTTCTGCCAAACGGCCTGGCGCGTCGAAACAAATAACAGCAATCATCAGATGCTCTGCGTACCGATCAAGAAGCTCGTAAAGGGCGCAATGTAATACAACTGCCGAGCCCCCGCGGTAATCGGCAGCTTCGGGTCCAGAAAGCTCACAAATCCCGGGAGGTGAGGAGCCACGGAGCACGTCCACTGCAAGAGAAGAGGTTCTCAGTTATTAGCTCTGGCACGTTGACGGATAGCAGAAGAGGTGTAGGAACAAGGAAAAGAAAACGTCACGTACCGCCACGACCGACCGCCAGTTCACGCCCCAGCCATAAAAGTAGATGGAGTCCTTATACGTATACAAGTCCTCAATCTTCAACTTGCGCCGGAACACGAAAAAGTAATTCGCCGTCAAGATCCCCAGGAAGGGCTGGATGAAGATGGTGTAGCCCGAGATGACGCTCAGgaagacggccgccgcggaaaCGAGGTACCAGGGGTTGATGGCCagcgcgatggcgacgacgatgaactGTCCGCGACGGATGCTAATGTACTGCGGCAGCAGGGACGCCAGGTCCGTCCCGCCGGAGAAGATGTTGCCCGTGATGttgaggccgagctggacgacCAAGAAGGCGAGCCcgcagaagaagacggcgaccCTCGTGCCCGCCGTCGGGGACGCGTCCTGCATGGCCATGAGCAGCTGGATCACGCTCCAGAGCTCGGCGCCGAACCGCCGCTGCGTGGCCGCCACGGTCAGGATGCCAAAGATGTTGCCCAGCCAGATGGGGATCCAGGAAAGCGCCTGGCCCCAGACGCCCGTCTTGACCGACCCGCTGTAGCGGGTGTAGTCGCAGATGCTCATTGAGAGACTGGTGACGCTGGATATCGTCAGGCAGATGCAGAACACGGACGCCCATCCCAGTTgtgacctcgacgacgacgacgcgcctTGTTGCTCTCCCCCGTGAAGCACCGCACCGAacccggcgtcgcccatggTTGCGACAGCCCAGACGGTGAGCCCGAGCTGCACCTCGaacccggcgacggcgccggcccagaCGAGATAGCATAGGCACCGGGGGCTCAGGAAGAGCATGGGGATCTGGATCACGAATAAGACGATGAAGCCGACAAACTGCGGCAGGTTCGTCCCCGTGCTCGCCGGCAGCGTGTTGGGGATGCGGTCAATGGACGGGAATATGGCCCGGAGGCAGACGTAGGTCATCAGGCCGCCTTGCCATGACTGGATCTCGCCCTAGATGACGGACAGGAGCACGCGGTTCAGCACCATAAAGGGCGTTGCGAAGTGCCCTACACGTCTCGTTAGACCAGACTCCAGTTGTCTGTTGACATGGAACCGCGAAAGGGGACGGATCGCCAAACAAACGAAAATGCTGCTGCCATACACACATACCCCAAGCAGCGCGAGTGGCCACGGGAAACGGGATGCCGTATTCGAACCCAGGCCACGCTGACACCAGAATGAGCGACACGGCGAGGATGTGGCCAACCAGTGTAAGCACAATCACTTGCCACCAATTGAGCCCCAAGCTCAGCATGCTCGAGCCCTGGACATTTGATGTTAGTCAGAAGACGCGGTGGACCAAaagtgacgacgacaatcAGGACTCGATAATAAtgagccgtcgtcgccgtcgtggcacGTTGTACATACAATCTGAAAGTTGCTCATGCAAAACGCCCCCGTGCTCCACATACTCAGAAACGCCGTCCAtcctacgacgacgactcgtgGTCAGCGGGGGTTCGTATTCTTCATGATGCTTCGCCCCTTTCTTTCGTCATTTGAGTCCCCCGGGCCGTATATACGTACCCCATGTCCGCCGTGCCTTTTCAATCGGCTGCACGTCCCAGTTCAACAGTGACGTTGCCTCGACTTGTCCTGGCTTGACAGGAAGCTCCAAGTGCTTCAAGAGGCTCTTTCGCGCCATCGTGGTCGGCTCGCGTCTTCAAGCTTGTCAGAGGCCTCGCGATGGTCCGCATCGAGCCACCGCAGTGAaggggcgagggaggggcgggtGTGGAACGAATTGTATCGGGTAAGTACGCGACTCGTCGTGCATTTTAGAGGAGGGAGAAGCCCAAGTCGACACGGGCACCGATGCAAAGCGCCGAGGGGGAACAATTCCGGTCCATGTTCCATGTGGTTGTTGGTGAGAGATGTGCCCCCGACACTGACAAGCCGACCAACGGCCCGGTGTTGGTCACACCTACCGTCGAGCTCCCTCCGGTGAGGCCAACCGGACGGGCTGTCGGGGCAAGAGGATTGAGGCGGGCTGCGGAGGTGTACAACGGCTGAGTGGCTAGTCTAGTCCAATATCTGCACCCGCGAGTCGTTCGAAACCTCCTTCGTCCTCGTGCTCTCCCGTGCAACACAGCCGAAGTCCGAGCAGCCGACCATGTTCCCCTCACTGAGTCAAGAATGCGCCGTTGTTTGACGATTCACGGAGGCTCTGGGTGAATAATACTGAAGatatgtatactgtacggAGTGCGAACTGTCGTACTTCGT
This region includes:
- a CDS encoding uncharacterized protein (COG:K~EggNog:ENOG502U9PT~antiSMASH:Cluster_13.1), which produces MKDLQQINACQMLAMRLVNLNERRSSPFFIHPPAPPSPPSSPHHPQPHSMPVVKTRLTGPSDAAAVAALLFGLLDELWSGNGPDVESLTRTAASVLGDPTVTAALAYVVEDDDGDDNNDDEQQQQKQQKQRHQEPVGVVTINECTAIYAGGKFGEVSELYVCPRMRSRGVAPHLIDVAVELARRRGWKRLEVCAPSQPRWSRSLSFYKRNGFRELGPRLCRDV
- a CDS encoding uncharacterized protein (TransMembrane:8 (o28-47i54-76o103-126i138-162o192-215i236-258o264-283i342-365o)~COG:F~COG:H~antiSMASH:Cluster_13.1~EggNog:ENOG503NZI1), with amino-acid sequence MTYVCLRAIFPSIDRIPNTLPASTGTNLPQFVGFIVLFVIQIPMLFLSPRCLCYLVWAGAVAGFEVQLGLTVWAVATMGDAGFGAVLHGGEQQGASSSSRSQLGWASVFCICLTISSVTSLSMSICDYTRYSGSVKTGVWGQALSWIPIWLGNIFGILTVAATQRRFGAELWSVIQLLMAMQDASPTAGTRVAVFFCGLAFLVVQLGLNITGNIFSGGTDLASLLPQYISIRRGQFIVVAIALAINPWYLVSAAAVFLSVISGYTIFIQPFLGILTANYFFVFRRKLKIEDLYTYKDSIYFYGWGVNWRSVVAWTCSVAPHLPGFVSFLDPKLPITAGARQLYYIAPFTSFLIAFAVSLALGLWFPAASQETFLRDKTRADAFWGKENFIAHLTTGRGLAEYMMDEKDPEVTSTR
- a CDS encoding uncharacterized protein (antiSMASH:Cluster_13.2~COG:F~COG:H~TransMembrane:2 (i39-60o72-94i)~EggNog:ENOG503NZI1) produces the protein MARKSLLKHLELPVKPGQVEATSLLNWDVQPIEKARRTWGWTAFLSMWSTGAFCMSNFQIGSSMLSLGLNWWQVIVLTLVGHILAVSLILVSAWPGFEYGIPFPVATRAAWGHFATPFMVLNRVLLSVI